In one window of Paraflavitalea soli DNA:
- a CDS encoding DUF4339 domain-containing protein codes for MNKYLLLRDNKQTGPYSVEELTTKGLKPYDLVWLDGKSAAWRYPSEIAELKAFAPAVEEQPYDRFYKKNTAQQAATQASQTNSTYQQPVHTEAIVVTTPVTGNSTPQPVIAKKIYVTLPAGAGNRGTTSTTTANGKTTQANSQATDKEDSPASLLNEKFARLREEKIKQAESAAANPVIANQTATSEETPVPGFSEIVEKNHPRQEEKLAHMPQPRANNHRLLMRSIAAACLLLGGVIIGLVISNNRQQKDSAALDKLVKQIQERDRKNQLPAQEAALPLTPNNLTSIDNNPAADQQQPAVEPNNNNKQETIGTPVNHKVEAPAMKESLPVKDVSQRQTVKVIPALVTNKPAGPPVSRQEVEQARKNIHQLVAVDANKYKTGVLGGISDLQLTISNNSLYPLDEVQVEVRYLGPEKRVVKTQLLLFSDVAPGEQKTVEAPRTNRGVTVDYVITRINSKALGLAHAGY; via the coding sequence ATGAACAAGTATTTATTACTCCGCGACAACAAGCAAACGGGGCCTTACTCAGTGGAAGAGTTAACGACCAAGGGCCTTAAACCTTATGACCTTGTATGGTTGGATGGGAAAAGCGCCGCATGGCGATACCCCAGTGAAATTGCCGAATTAAAAGCCTTTGCACCTGCCGTAGAGGAACAACCGTACGACCGGTTCTACAAAAAAAACACCGCCCAGCAGGCAGCCACCCAGGCATCACAAACCAATAGCACTTACCAGCAACCGGTACATACCGAAGCCATTGTGGTTACGACGCCCGTAACCGGCAACAGTACGCCCCAACCGGTTATTGCCAAAAAGATATACGTTACCTTACCCGCCGGAGCCGGCAACCGTGGGACGACCAGCACCACCACAGCAAACGGCAAAACAACACAGGCCAATAGCCAGGCAACGGATAAGGAGGACTCCCCCGCTTCCCTGTTAAATGAAAAGTTTGCCCGCCTGCGGGAAGAAAAGATAAAACAAGCCGAAAGTGCAGCAGCCAACCCGGTCATAGCCAATCAAACGGCCACTTCGGAAGAAACCCCTGTTCCCGGCTTCTCTGAGATCGTTGAAAAGAACCATCCCAGGCAGGAAGAAAAACTGGCGCACATGCCACAGCCCCGCGCCAATAACCACCGGTTATTGATGCGCAGCATCGCTGCCGCCTGCTTATTGCTGGGAGGCGTTATCATTGGCCTGGTGATCAGTAATAACCGCCAGCAAAAGGACAGTGCTGCGCTCGACAAGCTGGTGAAGCAGATCCAGGAGCGCGACAGGAAAAATCAGCTGCCTGCCCAGGAAGCCGCGCTGCCATTGACACCCAATAACCTTACGTCTATTGACAACAACCCTGCTGCCGATCAGCAGCAGCCCGCTGTTGAACCCAATAATAATAACAAGCAGGAGACCATTGGCACGCCTGTCAACCACAAGGTGGAAGCGCCTGCCATGAAAGAATCCCTGCCGGTAAAGGATGTATCACAGCGGCAAACCGTAAAGGTCATCCCCGCCCTGGTCACCAATAAACCAGCCGGCCCCCCGGTCAGCCGCCAGGAAGTAGAACAAGCCCGCAAAAATATCCACCAGCTGGTGGCTGTTGACGCCAATAAATACAAGACCGGCGTGCTGGGCGGCATTTCCGACCTGCAGCTTACCATCTCCAATAACAGTCTTTACCCCCTGGATGAAGTACAGGTAGAGGTCCGTTACCTCGGACCAGAAAAGCGTGTGGTAAAAACCCAGCTGCTGCTCTTTAGTGATGTAGCGCCCGGGGAACAGAAGACAGTTGAGGCGCCACGTACCAATCGGGGTGTAACAGTTGATTATGTTATTACCCGTATTAACTCCAAAGCACTTGGGCTGGCCCATGCAGGATATTAA
- the glk gene encoding glucokinase, translating into MSQLHIPMSLPLLNQVPAGGMTVLAGDVGGTKTNLAIYQVTPQGIKMAQSARYASAEYKSLTSILQHFLSDYDLPKPHRISLGVAGPVLNGKVDLTNLSWVLDQSAIARDMGVEKVVLINDLEAMAYGLAGLQPEDFLTIHAGQEKAVGNMAIIAPGTGLGEAGLYWDGKAYFPFPTEGGHCDFSPRTDLDMDLCKYLQLSGGVVSWEKVAAGPAVTSIYTFLRDVKKKEEPSWLTEQLALEKDDSAVISQAALHNKAAICVETMDLFIRYIARETSNLVLKMKATGGVFLGGGIPPKIAPLLMKEAFYRHFMDCDRMQHMLEGVPIQIIKNDKTGLLGAAYYGAYGEW; encoded by the coding sequence ATGAGCCAGCTACACATTCCTATGTCTTTGCCACTACTGAACCAGGTGCCTGCGGGTGGAATGACCGTGCTGGCGGGGGATGTAGGGGGCACCAAGACCAACCTGGCTATTTACCAGGTTACCCCCCAGGGCATAAAAATGGCGCAATCGGCACGTTATGCCTCCGCCGAATACAAATCGCTGACGTCTATTTTACAGCATTTCCTGTCGGATTATGACCTGCCGAAGCCTCATCGTATCAGTTTGGGCGTAGCAGGTCCGGTCCTGAATGGGAAGGTGGACCTTACCAACCTGAGCTGGGTGTTGGATCAGTCGGCAATTGCCCGGGATATGGGAGTAGAGAAGGTTGTCCTGATCAATGACCTGGAAGCCATGGCCTATGGACTGGCCGGCTTGCAGCCGGAAGACTTTCTTACCATACACGCGGGCCAGGAAAAAGCGGTTGGGAATATGGCGATCATAGCCCCCGGCACGGGACTGGGAGAGGCCGGCTTGTACTGGGATGGGAAAGCTTATTTCCCGTTCCCCACAGAAGGCGGGCATTGTGACTTTTCGCCCCGTACAGACCTGGATATGGACCTGTGCAAGTACCTGCAACTGAGTGGCGGGGTGGTGAGTTGGGAAAAGGTAGCGGCAGGCCCTGCTGTGACCAGCATTTATACTTTTTTGCGTGATGTAAAGAAGAAGGAAGAACCATCCTGGCTAACAGAGCAGTTGGCTCTTGAAAAAGATGATTCTGCGGTGATCAGCCAGGCGGCACTGCACAACAAGGCTGCCATTTGTGTGGAAACCATGGATCTTTTTATCCGGTATATAGCCCGCGAAACCTCCAACCTGGTCTTGAAAATGAAGGCTACCGGGGGCGTTTTCCTGGGAGGGGGCATTCCTCCCAAAATTGCGCCACTGTTGATGAAGGAGGCTTTTTACCGGCATTTTATGGATTGTGATCGCATGCAGCATATGCTGGAAGGTGTGCCTATCCAGATCATCAAGAACGATAAAACGGGTTTATTGGGAGCTGCTTATTATGGGGCCTATGGGGAGTGGTGA
- a CDS encoding carboxy terminal-processing peptidase: MNKRCGYQFILCVCILSTFQITSSFAQKSKVTENVDLVFHNTAEMLQQIHYAPKKLDDKFSTQVFTAYLDQLDPGKRFFLKEDLHQFKKYELQLDDEMKGKVVHFYKVVNTAFRQRLKESEVIVEELLKQPFRFNTAEVYNTNTDKLDYCKSVDDLKNRWHNYLKFQVLGQYEDLLDIHARDTANKLSDAQMEEKARQTILRIEKRNIANLQKLTTDEEAFNTYVNSITNLYDPHSNYFLPVDRREFQESLSGVYYGIGALLQDMQGKIGIGELMIGGPAWKSGQVEKGDVIVKVAQQGGKPVEVAGFVMSEVIKLTRGQQGTSVTITFRKNDGSLKDVTLKREALQLDDTFVKSAIIEDSVKLGYISFPKFYTDFGDANGRSCAADMARELARLQLENVKGIIIDIRDNIGGSLGEVINMIGLFIKEGPVVQVKGPAGEPYVSRVKGRNVLYDGPLVVLVNEMSASAAEIFAAAIQDYHRGIIVGSSSTYGKGSVQRPFGIGDNRVAAMNAVNTDLGTLHVTLQKYYRITGAATQLKGIEADVKLPGIYEPYKMQEKNNPTALAWDTIQAVPFALLDEQGTIPKVVALSAERMRQDTTLLALSKNLQWMQKRNGIYALQLDKYRAAEKELQTKVSSIRKQLVSAKPMGVKNTTDMEEGLKTKEQFKNDSNKAWLNSLKRDLFLSEAVYVMYDYLRLKIS, translated from the coding sequence ATGAACAAGCGTTGTGGTTATCAGTTTATCCTGTGCGTATGTATTTTATCAACCTTTCAGATCACTTCCTCCTTTGCCCAGAAAAGTAAAGTAACAGAGAATGTAGACCTGGTATTTCACAATACGGCCGAGATGCTGCAGCAGATCCACTATGCACCTAAAAAGCTGGATGATAAATTCTCTACCCAGGTGTTTACAGCCTACCTGGATCAATTGGACCCCGGCAAACGTTTTTTTCTGAAGGAAGACCTGCACCAGTTCAAGAAATATGAATTACAGCTGGACGATGAAATGAAAGGGAAAGTGGTTCACTTTTATAAAGTGGTCAACACAGCCTTCCGCCAACGGCTAAAGGAGTCGGAAGTAATCGTGGAGGAATTGCTCAAGCAGCCTTTCAGGTTCAATACTGCTGAAGTATACAATACGAATACTGATAAACTGGATTATTGTAAGTCGGTGGATGACCTCAAAAACCGCTGGCACAATTACCTCAAGTTCCAGGTACTGGGACAATATGAGGACCTGCTCGACATCCATGCGCGGGATACCGCCAATAAGCTGAGCGATGCACAAATGGAGGAGAAGGCCAGGCAAACCATCCTGCGAATCGAAAAGCGCAATATTGCCAACCTGCAGAAGTTAACTACTGATGAAGAAGCTTTCAATACGTATGTAAACAGCATTACCAACCTGTATGATCCCCACTCTAATTATTTTCTGCCGGTTGACCGCCGGGAGTTCCAGGAAAGCCTGAGCGGTGTGTATTATGGCATTGGTGCTTTGCTGCAGGATATGCAGGGTAAGATCGGTATTGGTGAGTTGATGATCGGTGGCCCCGCCTGGAAATCAGGACAGGTAGAAAAAGGTGATGTGATCGTAAAAGTGGCCCAGCAGGGTGGTAAACCGGTGGAGGTAGCTGGCTTTGTAATGAGTGAAGTGATCAAGCTCACCAGGGGCCAGCAGGGAACATCGGTGACGATTACCTTCCGCAAGAATGATGGCAGCCTGAAAGATGTGACCCTGAAGCGGGAAGCATTGCAGCTGGACGATACTTTTGTAAAGAGTGCCATTATAGAAGATTCTGTGAAGCTGGGTTATATTTCCTTTCCCAAGTTCTATACTGACTTTGGGGATGCGAACGGACGCAGTTGTGCTGCCGATATGGCGCGTGAGCTGGCCCGCCTGCAACTCGAAAATGTAAAAGGCATTATCATCGATATCCGTGATAATATCGGGGGCAGTTTGGGAGAGGTGATCAATATGATCGGCCTGTTCATCAAAGAAGGACCGGTAGTACAGGTGAAAGGTCCGGCAGGTGAGCCTTATGTGAGCCGGGTAAAAGGAAGGAATGTATTATATGATGGCCCATTGGTGGTGCTGGTCAATGAAATGAGCGCTTCTGCTGCTGAGATCTTTGCAGCTGCTATACAGGACTATCACCGCGGCATTATTGTAGGTAGCAGCTCTACTTATGGTAAAGGATCGGTGCAAAGGCCTTTCGGCATAGGCGACAACCGCGTAGCGGCTATGAACGCCGTGAATACCGACCTGGGCACGCTGCATGTGACCTTGCAAAAATATTACCGCATCACAGGCGCTGCTACCCAGTTGAAAGGGATAGAAGCGGATGTTAAATTGCCCGGCATTTATGAGCCATATAAAATGCAGGAGAAGAACAACCCGACAGCCCTGGCCTGGGATACTATTCAGGCCGTACCTTTTGCGCTCCTGGATGAGCAGGGAACCATTCCCAAAGTAGTGGCGCTCTCTGCCGAACGTATGCGGCAGGATACCACCCTGCTGGCGCTCAGCAAGAACCTGCAGTGGATGCAAAAAAGGAATGGAATCTATGCCCTGCAGCTGGACAAATACCGCGCTGCTGAAAAGGAATTACAAACTAAAGTAAGCTCCATACGCAAGCAACTGGTATCTGCCAAGCCAATGGGAGTTAAGAATACCACCGATATGGAAGAGGGGCTCAAGACCAAAGAGCAATTCAAAAATGACAGCAATAAAGCCTGGCTCAACTCATTAAAAAGAGACCTGTTCCTGTCTGAAGCAGTATATGTAATGTATGATTACCTGCGGCTGAAAATAAGTTAA
- a CDS encoding alpha/beta hydrolase, translating to MKYTCLAIGLLLTTLVQAQQSRSDSSKPFVLGVTDGFYSRLLGEKRTVNIYLPEGYDKYDTVTYPVIYLLDGAADEDFIHVAGLVQFNNFSWIDRVPKSIVVGIVNTDRKRDFTFPTSIKEQKDQYKTAGRSALFIAFLEKELQPFINKKYKGTGSNMLIGQSLGGLLAAEVLLKRPQLFNKYIIISPSLWWDNGSLLNQPSALLEEKFDRPTDVYIGVGKEGLTPGANPRVMEVDANLLADKIRTTKSKQVTVHFDYLPQEDHATIMHIAVFNALRLLYPKAINKED from the coding sequence ATGAAATATACCTGTTTAGCTATAGGCCTGTTGCTGACCACCCTGGTGCAGGCACAACAATCAAGGAGTGATAGCAGTAAACCTTTTGTGTTGGGTGTTACTGATGGGTTCTACTCCAGGTTGTTGGGTGAAAAGCGAACGGTCAACATTTATCTTCCCGAAGGATATGACAAATACGACACGGTTACCTATCCGGTGATCTATTTGCTGGATGGTGCGGCTGATGAAGATTTTATTCATGTAGCCGGACTTGTTCAGTTCAATAACTTCTCCTGGATCGACCGGGTACCTAAATCAATTGTAGTAGGTATTGTAAATACCGACAGGAAAAGAGACTTTACTTTTCCCACCAGTATTAAGGAGCAAAAAGACCAGTACAAAACGGCCGGCAGGTCGGCGCTCTTCATTGCCTTTCTCGAGAAAGAGTTACAGCCCTTTATTAATAAGAAATACAAGGGAACTGGTTCCAATATGCTCATCGGTCAATCCCTGGGCGGGCTGTTGGCAGCAGAGGTCTTATTGAAACGCCCCCAGCTTTTTAATAAATACATAATTATTAGTCCCAGTTTGTGGTGGGACAATGGATCATTGCTAAACCAGCCTTCGGCTTTACTGGAAGAAAAGTTTGATCGTCCTACCGATGTGTATATCGGAGTTGGTAAAGAAGGATTAACACCCGGCGCCAACCCCCGTGTAATGGAAGTAGATGCCAACCTGCTGGCAGATAAGATCAGGACCACAAAAAGTAAGCAGGTGACCGTTCATTTTGACTATCTGCCGCAGGAAGATCATGCCACCATTATGCACATTGCTGTATTTAACGCACTTCGTTTGTTGTATCCCAAGGCCATCAATAAAGAAGACTGA
- a CDS encoding DUF983 domain-containing protein, translating to MDMATASHQSTPSAFNILKCKCPRCRQGNMFVEANPYKLKSTMKMNERCPSCGQPFELEVGFYYGSSYVSYALSVALSVATLVAWWVFIGLSTQDNRFFYWMAINGVLLIGLQPVLMRLARALWLAFFVKYDKNWREHAPEQPERINKDQMNNW from the coding sequence ATGGACATGGCCACCGCCTCTCACCAATCCACTCCCAGCGCATTCAATATTCTTAAATGTAAATGTCCGCGCTGCCGGCAGGGCAATATGTTTGTGGAAGCCAATCCCTACAAACTGAAAAGCACCATGAAGATGAATGAACGCTGCCCTTCCTGTGGACAGCCTTTTGAACTGGAAGTAGGTTTCTATTATGGCTCCAGTTATGTAAGTTATGCACTGTCTGTAGCACTCAGCGTAGCCACCCTGGTAGCCTGGTGGGTCTTTATTGGCCTTAGCACGCAGGATAACCGCTTCTTTTACTGGATGGCCATCAACGGTGTCTTACTGATCGGGCTGCAGCCTGTGCTGATGCGCCTGGCAAGAGCGCTCTGGCTCGCTTTCTTTGTGAAGTATGATAAGAACTGGAGAGAGCATGCGCCGGAACAACCCGAAAGGATCAACAAGGATCAAATGAACAACTGGTAA
- a CDS encoding AraC family transcriptional regulator, translating to MAKENIPVYDICSISREPGANDDFLADRLSSYLHKYYDHLHFPHRHSFYHLLLFTRGKGTHSIDFTTFDVKPYQIYFMIPGQVHSWHFDNNMAGFIINFSENFFKSFLQNPHYMDRFPFFSGISEEGVYQLPVDLHKQTAQLLESILTYSGHDWKSHTDMVRVLLLQLFLLIDHSLAANSNKAIPQQKLILLRGFRRLIDTHYRSIRLPKEYADLLYVTPNHLNALCQDLLGKTAGELIRERVLLEAKRLLTNARMTVTEIAYDLNFQDNSYFNRFFKKYSGMTPDEFRKQFHTENK from the coding sequence ATGGCAAAGGAAAACATACCGGTGTATGATATCTGCAGCATCAGCAGGGAACCAGGAGCCAACGACGATTTCCTGGCCGACCGGCTCTCCAGCTACCTGCACAAATATTATGACCACCTGCATTTCCCCCATCGCCACTCCTTTTATCACCTGCTGCTTTTTACCAGGGGCAAAGGAACACATTCCATTGACTTCACCACATTCGACGTAAAGCCGTACCAAATATATTTCATGATACCCGGCCAGGTACACAGCTGGCATTTTGATAATAATATGGCGGGATTCATCATCAACTTTTCAGAGAATTTCTTCAAGTCATTCCTGCAGAACCCTCATTATATGGACCGGTTCCCTTTCTTCAGCGGTATCAGTGAAGAAGGTGTATACCAATTGCCCGTTGACCTGCACAAACAAACTGCTCAACTCCTGGAGTCGATACTGACCTATTCGGGACATGATTGGAAAAGTCATACAGATATGGTACGGGTATTGTTGCTGCAGTTGTTCCTGCTGATCGACCATTCACTCGCTGCCAACAGCAATAAAGCCATACCACAACAAAAACTAATACTGCTCCGGGGGTTCAGGCGGCTGATCGATACCCATTACCGTTCTATCCGCCTGCCGAAGGAGTATGCCGATCTCTTGTACGTAACACCCAATCACCTCAATGCGCTATGCCAGGACCTGTTGGGTAAAACGGCTGGTGAACTGATCCGCGAGCGTGTGCTCCTGGAAGCCAAGCGACTGCTCACCAATGCCCGGATGACGGTTACAGAGATTGCGTATGACCTGAACTTCCAGGACAACTCCTACTTCAACCGGTTCTTTAAGAAGTATTCCGGAATGACCCCGGATGAGTTTAGAAAACAATTTCACACCGAAAATAAATGA
- a CDS encoding right-handed parallel beta-helix repeat-containing protein: protein MKYTMLRTFLLLLIGGLITGESFAINQPALSAPANNSTGYVRNPSFTWLAVTNGYSYDIQLATDTAFTNIIVARNDLFITRFVPVSRLPLGIVYWRVRAKDQAGTDISSWSARFTYTVAQPVRTYTIPAGATLKAIKDTMRKAIMNTPSILAFTADATYELDAGITGLFAIDTANINDLIIEGNNANILIKNHAHVGFMRIQNSNRITVRRLKVDWDPLPHSLLDVISVNNSDTNTLNVNVRLRGVTGKMSPYYPAIYNNPSFTNYWSWAYLVDPADPGSLKKINNNTFGIGPADVTPLACKDTPTYNIYHAGSKVGKFFAVGDVLSIVARDNVGPLMSTRNCTDLVFDSVINYASPIGCYYSYDGSDMKVLNCQTTLKDQSRLVSANADGVHCRANAIGPWVENSTFIGNADDGVALYNKGIFVKTKINSTTLTLTNNEFMNLKKGHIFRIFTPKTGKVMSPNFTVDTVYLQSGAYRVQFSPAIPTNDYDSMVDIGLTDLQQNVQLYNTNLRNERFMISNSRFTVRARGSIIRAAKGMVENNQYYSCSSPAVSLYNEAAFWYNGLYSRDIWIMNNDIRTCGFDVLGEDAGSINIRINKIDSVGINNNFDDAMSPVSLDHANILIKGNTIRNFAQHGISLFNAANCTIQENTFISDTPGFLWPGNHYGIYINTTYGTSIISNNFSGDTRTPKTLIQRANDTATTVVP, encoded by the coding sequence ATGAAATATACCATGCTACGCACCTTCCTGCTGCTGCTGATAGGCGGCCTTATCACCGGTGAAAGCTTCGCCATTAACCAACCTGCTTTGTCGGCCCCTGCCAACAACAGTACCGGCTATGTGCGCAACCCTTCCTTTACCTGGCTGGCCGTGACCAACGGATACAGTTACGACATCCAACTGGCTACCGACACCGCCTTCACCAATATCATCGTTGCCCGCAATGATCTTTTTATTACCCGTTTTGTGCCTGTAAGCCGCTTACCCCTGGGCATTGTCTACTGGCGGGTAAGAGCAAAGGACCAGGCTGGTACTGATATCAGCAGTTGGTCGGCCCGCTTTACCTATACCGTAGCGCAGCCCGTAAGAACTTATACCATACCAGCCGGCGCCACCCTTAAAGCTATCAAAGACACGATGCGCAAGGCCATCATGAATACGCCTTCCATACTGGCATTTACGGCCGACGCTACTTATGAACTCGACGCCGGCATTACCGGACTGTTTGCTATTGACACGGCCAATATAAACGACCTGATCATTGAAGGCAACAATGCCAATATCCTCATTAAGAACCATGCGCATGTAGGCTTTATGCGCATACAGAACTCCAACCGCATTACCGTACGGCGACTTAAAGTAGACTGGGACCCCCTGCCCCACTCCCTGCTGGATGTGATCAGCGTAAACAATTCCGACACCAATACATTAAATGTAAATGTGAGACTCAGAGGAGTGACCGGTAAAATGTCACCGTATTACCCTGCCATTTACAATAACCCTTCTTTTACCAATTACTGGTCGTGGGCCTACCTGGTCGATCCTGCCGATCCAGGCAGCCTGAAGAAAATAAACAACAATACGTTTGGAATTGGTCCGGCCGATGTAACGCCGCTGGCTTGTAAGGACACACCCACTTACAATATTTATCATGCAGGCAGCAAGGTAGGCAAATTCTTTGCCGTGGGTGATGTGCTGTCTATTGTAGCCAGGGACAATGTAGGACCGCTGATGAGCACCCGCAATTGTACCGACCTCGTCTTCGATAGTGTGATCAACTATGCCAGCCCCATCGGATGTTATTATTCCTATGATGGCAGCGATATGAAGGTGCTCAACTGTCAGACCACCCTGAAAGACCAAAGCCGGCTGGTATCCGCCAATGCCGATGGTGTGCATTGCCGGGCCAATGCGATAGGTCCCTGGGTGGAGAATAGTACTTTTATCGGCAATGCAGATGATGGTGTAGCCCTGTACAACAAAGGCATCTTTGTAAAAACAAAGATCAACAGTACTACGCTCACCCTCACCAACAATGAGTTCATGAACCTGAAGAAAGGACATATCTTCCGCATCTTCACGCCTAAAACAGGTAAGGTGATGAGTCCCAATTTCACCGTCGATACGGTGTACCTGCAGAGCGGTGCTTACCGCGTGCAGTTCTCTCCGGCCATCCCCACCAATGATTATGACAGCATGGTGGACATTGGACTTACTGACCTGCAGCAGAATGTACAGCTCTACAATACCAACCTGCGCAATGAAAGGTTTATGATCAGCAACAGCCGCTTCACCGTAAGGGCGCGTGGCTCCATTATACGTGCAGCCAAAGGCATGGTGGAAAACAACCAGTACTATAGTTGTTCCTCCCCGGCCGTTTCCCTGTACAATGAAGCAGCCTTCTGGTACAATGGGCTGTACAGCCGCGATATCTGGATCATGAACAACGATATCAGGACCTGCGGGTTTGACGTACTGGGCGAAGATGCCGGTTCGATCAACATACGCATCAACAAGATCGATTCTGTGGGGATCAACAACAATTTTGATGATGCCATGTCCCCGGTGTCATTGGATCACGCCAATATCCTGATCAAAGGCAATACGATCCGGAACTTTGCGCAGCATGGCATTTCCCTGTTCAATGCAGCCAATTGTACCATACAGGAAAATACCTTTATCAGTGACACGCCGGGATTCCTGTGGCCGGGCAATCATTATGGCATTTACATTAATACGACCTATGGAACATCGATCATCAGCAATAATTTTTCGGGTGATACGCGCACGCCCAAAACGTTGATACAGCGAGCCAACGATACCGCCACCACGGTAGTACCCTAA
- a CDS encoding DUF1772 domain-containing protein, translated as MRTTIPRSIALLATGLLAGAFFYTYLNIVPTFYEVPEQVHFTFRTQLMTHNGIVMPALMALAIIGAVWYAIVSRSHAGARNFALLAAGLALTALLVTRFGNVPINQLMRTWSPANPPANWKELLHTWDIYHLIRTLAGIGSFIAFIIAVQLTAGNAGKA; from the coding sequence ATGCGCACAACCATTCCCCGATCCATTGCCTTATTGGCCACCGGCCTGCTGGCCGGCGCCTTTTTTTATACTTACCTCAACATAGTACCTACTTTTTATGAGGTACCCGAGCAAGTGCATTTCACTTTCCGCACGCAATTAATGACGCACAATGGCATTGTGATGCCTGCCTTAATGGCGCTGGCTATCATTGGTGCAGTTTGGTATGCTATCGTTTCCAGGAGCCATGCCGGTGCAAGAAATTTTGCATTGCTGGCTGCAGGTCTGGCATTGACCGCTTTACTGGTCACCAGGTTTGGCAATGTGCCCATCAACCAATTGATGAGAACATGGTCGCCGGCCAATCCACCAGCCAACTGGAAAGAACTGTTGCATACCTGGGACATATATCACCTGATACGTACGCTGGCAGGTATCGGAAGTTTTATTGCGTTTATTATTGCGGTACAACTGACAGCCGGAAATGCTGGTAAAGCTTAG